The Fulvia fulva chromosome 6, complete sequence genome includes a window with the following:
- a CDS encoding Anaphase-promoting complex subunit 8 yields the protein MALPAEQQAELQHQLQRAIVACNERCLYFAAKWTAELLNSFADAEDFSADTSDTEADDDDDDDDDEAEVPPTNHDRKEARLEKKEVPRYLMAKSFFDCREFDRCAAVFLPNQLPHSTPNSTLLSPLSDNPKSTPGKQRQRPTSSPWSAKPLRPKSAPLPKNLSQRSLFLALYARYLAGEKRKNEASETILGPHDGPALVNKEVLGISTVLEEYFNSKGGLGNMSSSQGWLDYLYGIILTKLKSESLARQWLLRSVNINPYNWAAWLELASLVESPEHLQQVNQHLPQNIMTFFFHVHCNQELFQQEKAVYDVLAQMQSIFPRSAFLQQQKALLLYHARHQEEAMDIFDNLIRNHPHRLDGMEIYSNMLYVLQNRPKLATLAAMASETDKFRPETNCILGNYYSLIAEHEKAVLHFRRALQLDRNCQTAWTLMGHEYIELKNTQAAIESYRRAVDTNRKDYRAWYGLGQGYEMLECHSYSLFYYKRAAALCAADPKMWAAVGNAYSKCGKIVNAIQAFKRALIVGSQIDVGASFGTSTSDPLAHAVGGALDPRVLYDIALLYEKESNYDEASAYMELTLAQEDGAEEGEEGIGVTQITSRARLWLARWCHAQSDWQRTMQLANELIQDSVEVEEAKSLVNEVRSRLALAAQEESQLLG from the exons ATGGCGCTGCCTGCGGAACAGCAAGCAGAACTGCAACACCAGCTCCAACGAGCCATCGTGGCATGCAACGAGCGATGCCTTTACTTTGCCGCCAAGTG GACTGCAGAGCTGCTGAACTCGTTTGCCGACGCAGAAGACTTCTCGGCAGATACATCCGACACCGAAGcagacgacgacgacgacgacgacgacgacgaggCAGAAGTTCCGCCGACCAACCATGACCGGAAGGAAGCAAGGCTGGAAAAGAAAGAAGTGCCACGCTACCTGATGGCCAAGTCCTTCTTCGACTGTCGAGAGTTTGATCGCTGTGCTGCTGTCTTCCTGCCAAACCAACTTCCTCACAGTACACCCAACTCGACACTCCTTTCACCACTAAGCGACAATCCAAAGTCAACCCCAGGCAAACAGAGGCAGCGACCGACGTCATCGCCTTGGTCCGCAAAGCCTCTCAGACCGAAGTCTGCGCCTCTTCCGAAGAACCTCAGTCAGAGGTCATTGTTCCTGGCGCTTTACGCACGCTACCTTGCTGGCGAAAAGCGTAAAAACGAAGCCTCTGAGACTATCCTTGGGCCTCACGATGGACCAGCTCTAGTCAACAAGGAGGTTCTTGGCATCTCAACTGTCTTGGAAGAGTACTTCAACTCGAAAGGCGGCCTCGGGAATATGAGCAGCTCGCAAGGATGGCTGGACTACCTTTACGGCATCATACTGACCAAGCTGAAGTCGGAGTCACTCGCCAGACAATGGCTCCTGCGGAGTGTAAACATCAACCCATACAACTGGGCAGCGTGGCTGGAGCTCGCATCTCTGGTCGAGTCACCTGAACATCTCCAACAAGTCAACCAGCACCTACCGCAGAATATCATGACCTTCTTCTTTCATGTGCACTGCAACCAGGAGCTATTTCAGCAGGAGAAAGCTGTCTATGATGTTCTTGCTCAGATGCAAAGTATCTTCCCTCGCTCGGCTTTCCTTCAGCAGCAGAAGGCGCTACTTTTGTACCACGCTCGTCACCAGGAGGAAGCAATGGACATATTCGACAACCTGATACGCAATCACCCTCATCGACTCGATGGTATGGAGATCTACAGCAATATGCTATATGTCCTCCAGAATCGGCCCAAGCTAGCGACACTAGCAGCGATGGCAAGCGAGACAGACAAGTTCCGACCGGAGACAAACTGCATCTTGGGCAACTACTACAGTCTCATAGCGGAACACGAGAAGGCTGTCCTACACTTCCGTCGCGCTCTGCAGCTTGATCGAAACTGCCAGACAGCCTGGACTCTGATGGGGCACGAATACATCGAGCTCAAAAACACCCAAGCAGCCATCGAGTCGTACCGCCGCGCGGTCGACACTAACCGCAAGGACTATCGAGCGTGGTATGGTCTTGGGCAAGGATACGAAATGCTTGAATGTCACAGCTacagtttgttctactacaAGCGAGCCGCTGCATTGTGTGCGGCCGATCCGAAGATGTGGGCAGCAGTCGGCAATGCGTACAGTAAATGCGGCAAGATCGTCAACGCAATTCAAGCCTTCAAGCGTGCCCTCATCGTGGGCAGTCAGATCGACGTAGGAGCCAGCTTTGGCACATCGACATCAGATCCACTCGCGCACGCAGTGGGAGGCGCCTTGGATCCGCGGGTGCTGTACGACATTGCTTTGCTGTATGAGAAGGAGAGCAACTACGATGAAGCTTCAGCATACATGGAGCTGACTCTCGCACAAGAGGACGGCGCAGAAGAAGGTGAAGAGGGCATTGGAGTCACGCAGATCACGAGTCGCGCCCGTTTGTGGCTCGCGAGATGGTGTCATGCTCAGAGCGATTGGCAGCGCACGATGCAGCTCGCTAATGAGCTGATACAAGATAGCGTGGAAGTGGAAGAAGCAAAGAGCTTGGTGAATGAAGTGCGTAGCAGACTTGCTCTGGCCGCACAGGAGGAGTCTCAGTTGCTGGGTTGA
- a CDS encoding Trigger factor — protein MPAQPPATHDLSTTQLNGIIEVAQQIAGVAAFIKNEFCSGHLAASMPLYTFMKDSCQRLHSYGWPLVCELEPRKAHLPWDVQTMTAADAFETMDRLADFFERRAIECVNPDVDDAALAADLRFLSRYTSMVTASNKEQPVSGPLTPPRSPLDGLSVLSRGPFVVSKPKSSLASTTQSTAGQFENIWELPAAAIETSTAVQHTEYGSPHDLRPLPDDLDHSNHALKGRRLAKRSWFENDAHFVDIIGDEHKLFAAPAPQEYATICGGEGAFASWHYLDASILGISAVNMIKLEHPLNAKEVRIVDIDVLRFTRLMLYDWVDGFLDRPDHRAAEKKSLEIVRRELAHRAWLNSRGHTSAPDTPELSVLPAAATADIECLEPLQATTSVAENDTTGTTEEVDISKPLGYHPSCSYAVSHQSFWDRTDVEPVSTSAQPSHPDPPEGVEQDTASEVPAPAPDLLTPKPDLKSLRGADETHVDIVLGSKGAKSAPRYTGLNGFNCHNASCSYCAEHSSRGYHGAAFTALNSKPQSANIGGVKLGNFAKHVRFEEPIDEVRYITSMHASLDGPIAVHPALLHGINRTDFVNGDSSMAPVRAPSKPAVGGVGDMTELLLKSRCAALGLPTQTIKPRSESVPVLARSSSNAVEHKESEQTEIYSLRRQIVDLQSQIASLQDQLNEPSTKTTPLEPADPSTKTPRTEEEPKHPLQYLINHRASSITSSLDGLAGSSVDLSDGYDRSPQYHTSEPSTNSAPSNGRWLRPVDSVRVTINPDGSRTLQSVSQPRNDTFEPPSDLGPPMGRLLTPIDGVRVTTNPDGSRTLHSVSQPRTDTTFDLSGSLWRGEGWKHGFGSPAAERDKLLAAKAGEDNDRLISLFAGEAEYRGVRGPSSEERASAMAEMGLQTDAGSQSPELRSSRGRPRIGGGVVVGGVDDDDDDDDDDDDDDDDDDDDDDDDDDDDDDDDDDDDDDDDDDDD, from the coding sequence ATGCCTGCACAACCACCAGCGACCCACGATCTAAGCACCACACAACTCAACGGTATCATCGAAGTCGCGCAGCAGATCGCAGGCGTAGCAGCCTTCATCAAGAATGAATTCTGCAGCGGTCATCTGGCAGCTTCGATGCCTCTGTACACCTTCATGAAGGACAGTTGTCAGCGATTGCACTCGTATGGATGGCCGCTTGTCTGTGAGCTCGAGCCTAGGAAGGCACATCTTCCGTGGGATGTGCAAACGATGACTGCTGCGGATGCTTTTGAGACCATGGACCGGCTTGCGGACTTCTTCGAGCGGAGAGCGATCGAGTGTGTTAACCCAGACGTGGATGATGCTGCTCTGGCGGCTGATCTTCGCTTCCTGTCTCGGTATACGAGCATGGTCACTGCTAGCAACAAGGAGCAGCCAGTCTCTGGACCTCTCACGCCGCCTAGAAGTCCGCTTGATGGGCTGAGTGTGCTTTCGCGAGGGCCATTTGTGGTCAGCAAGCCTAAATCAAGCCTAGCATCGACCACCCAATCGACTGCCGGACAGTTCGAAAATATCTGGGAGCTTCCAGCGGCCGCCATCGAGACCAGCACTGCTGTCCAGCATACGGAATATGGCAGTCCGCATGATCTGCGACCACTGCCCGATGATCTTGATCACTCAAACCATGCTCTCAAAGGACGTCGCCTTGCGAAGCGAAGCTGGTTCGAAAATGACGCTCACTTCGTCGATATCATCGGGGATGAGCACAAGCTCTTCGCAGCACCAGCACCGCAGGAGTACGCTACCATCTGCGGAGGTGAAGGCGCGTTCGCATCATGGCACTACCTCGATGCTTCAATTCTGGGCATCTCGGCTGTCAACATGATCAAGCTTGAGCACCCACTCAATGCTAAGGAGGTCCGTATCGTTGACATTGACGTATTGAGATTCACTCGGCTTATGCTGTATGACTGGGTCGATGGGTTTCTTGACAGACCTGATCACCGAGCAGCTGAGAAGAAGAGCCTTGAGATCGTGAGGAGAGAGCTGGCGCATCGAGCGTGGTTGAACAGTCGTGGCCATACTAGCGCTCCTGACACACCGGAGTTGAGCGTACTGCCTGCAGCGGCTACTGCAGATATTGAGTGTCTTGAGCCTCTCCAGGCGACCACGTCAGTCGCTGAGAATGATACCACCGGTACGACCGAGGAGGTTGACATCAGCAAGCCTTTAGGCTACCACCCTTCCTGCTCGTATGCTGTCTCCCATCAGAGCTTCTGGGACCGCACTGATGTTGAGCCAGTCTCGACATCTGCTCAACCATCACACCCCGACCCACCAGAGGGAGTAGAACAAGATACCGCCAGCGAGGTCCCAGCCCCTGCGCCAGATCTGCTCACACCGAAGCCAGACTTGAAGTCACTAAGAGGTGCGGATGAGACTCATGTTGACATCGTTCTTGGCAGCAAGGGTGCAAAGTCTGCACCCAGGTACACAGGTCTCAACGGATTCAACTGCCACAACGCCTCTTGCTCGTACTGTGCCGAGCACTCCAGCAGAGGATATCATGGTGCAGCGTTCACTGCTTTGAACAGCAAGCCTCAATCTGCGAATATCGGCGGTGTCAAGCTTGGCAATTTTGCTAAGCATGTGCGCTTTGAGGAGCCCATCGATGAGGTTCGATACATCACTAGCATGCACGCTTCTCTGGATGGGCCTATTGCCGTACATCCGGCTCTTCTACATGGTATAAATCGAACGGACTTTGTCAACGGGGACAGCTCAATGGCTCCCGTGAGGGCGCCTTCGAAGCCAGCTGTGGGAGGCGTGGGTGACATGACAGAGCTTCTTCTGAAGAGTAGATGTGCTGCGCTGGGATTGCCTACTCAGACAATCAAACCGCGTTCTGAGTCCGTTCCTGTCTTGGCGAGGTCTTCTAGCAACGCTGTCGAGCACAAAGAGTCCGAGCAGACCGAAATATACTCCCTCCGCCGCCAAATAGTAGACCTTCAGTCTCAGATCGCCTCCCTCCAAGACCAACTCAACGAACCCTCAACCAAAACAACGCCCCTCGAACCAGCCGATCCCTCCACTAAGACCCCTCGCACCGAAGAAGAGCCCAAGCATCCACTCCAGTACCTCATTAACCACCGCGCATCCAGCATCACCAGCTCTTTAGACGGCTTGGCAGGCTCTTCAGTTGACCTGTCCGACGGCTACGACAGATCGCCCCAATACCACACCTCCGAGCCTTCCACCAATTCCGCTCCATCTAATGGCCGCTGGCTCCGTCCTGTCGACAGCGTGCGCGTTACCATTAACCCTGATGGCAGCCGAACCCTGCAGTCCGTTTCGCAGCCAAGAAATGATACCTTTGAGCCCCCCTCAGACTTAGGTCCTCCCATGGGCCGCCTCTTGACCCCCATTGACGGCGTGCGCGTCACTACTAACCCCGATGGCAGCAGAACCCTGCACTCCGTCTCGCAGCCAAGGACTGACACCACCTTCGACCTTTCTGGAAGCCTTTGGAGAGGAGAGGGATGGAAGCATGGGTTTGGAAGTCCGGCGGCTGAGAGGGACAAGCTTTTGGCGGCAAAGGCAGGAGAAGATAATGACAGGTTGATCAGCTTGTTTGCCGGAGAGGCGGAGTATAGGGGTGTGAGGGGACCCAGTAGTGAGGAGAGGGCTAGTGCTATGGCCGAGATGGGGCTGCAGACGGATGCTGGAAGTCAGAGTCCGGAGTTGAGGTCGAGTCgggggaggccgaggattGGGGGTGGGGTTGTGGTTGGTGGTgttgatgatgatgatgatgatgatgatgatgatgatgatgatgatgatgatgatgatgatgatgatgatgatgatgatgatgatgatgatgatgatgatgatgatgatgatgatgatgatgatgatgatgatgattgA
- a CDS encoding Dihydroanticapsin 7-dehydrogenase, which produces MSTHLTTPFSLGFGLEDSHVLITGGCGLIGRVVVDAFLAAGSRVSVLDLPEAINIFPISKIGNLRLYTCDISSTSSIDAAFTEAESHFGTVESCLAIASIDLSSLPQTDSICDSDPDVWRKIFDVNVHGTLLTAQRWLRGVKEAVKDPVKVATLRNISLTLIGSEAGTFGVRGMPAYAAGKSAVQYGLLQSLAKDVPRIFGKARVNAVVPGTVDTSRFREEVERYGEQWRWAESQATVGMGKAVPVEDVARMFLVLASERFGGSVHGQCVSVNGGKMGSLMWIPGEGLGRGVDWSVVGRVEGQ; this is translated from the coding sequence ATGTCAACCCATCTAACCACCCCCTTCTCCCTCGGCTTCGGTCTAGAAGACTCCCACGTCCTCATCACCGGCGGCTGCGGTCTAATCGGCCGCGTCGTAGTCGACGCTTTCCTCGCAGCCGGCAGTCGAGTCTCAGTCCTAGACCTCCCCGAAGCCATCAACATTTTCCCAATCTCCAAAATCGGCAATCTGCGCCTGTACACCTGCGACATCTCCTCTACCTCTAGCATAGACGCAGCTTTCACAGAAGCGGAATCGCACTTCGGCACAGTAGAATCCTGCCTCGCCATCGCATCGATTGATCTCTCCTCCCTACCTCAAACGGACTCGATCTGCGATTCTGATCCGGACGTTTGGAGGAAGATCTTTGATGTGAATGTCCATGGAACCCTTCTGACCGCGCAGCGCTGGCTCCGTGGAGTGAAAGAGGCTGTCAAAGATCCCGTGAAGGTAGCTACCCTCCGCAACATTTCCCTAACCCTCATAGGCTCCGAAGCCGGCACCTTCGGCGTCCGCGGTATGCCCGCGTACGCCGCAGGCAAGTCGGCCGTCCAGTATGGCCTGTTGCAAAGTCTGGCGAAAGATGTTCCCCGGATTTTTGGCAAGGCGAGAGTCAATGCGGTAGTCCCGGGGACGGTGGACACGAGCCGGTTTAGAGAGGAGGTGGAGAGGTATGGGGAGCAGTGGAGGTGGGCGGAGAGTCAGGCTACGGTGGGAATGGGGAAGGCGGTGCCGGTGGAGGATGTGGCGAGGATGTTTTTGGTGTTGGCGAGTGAGAGGTTTGGTGGGAGTGTGCACGGGCAGTGCGTTAGTGTTAATGGGGGGAAGATGGGGAGTTTGATGTGGATTCCGGGGGAGGGGTTGGGGAGGGGAGTGGATTGGAGTGTAGTGGGCAGGGTGGAAGGGCAGTAG
- a CDS encoding DNA ligase 4: MPFPFIETCTLLNNLERLETCDAPLLGPAKYSKSKELIESWFKSHRRKIIELSEDGQTALLSTLLPEWRTDRVYGIQTQSLYRMLSRTLGLGTARLKDLEAYKQPGFGDLPACLERVLRAGGTPAHPPVQLEEVDDMLGTLASGSIFSDPSIPRLPRSSSEMRDPVIARLLKRVRPDEGKWLARLILKDFSPVRLDEFFILKNFHFLLPDLLRFQRSFRSAVGLLKGELSEYHAQPDPRSQRLFRLQASQRMRPTVNTKVGRPTFHKARGIEHCLNMLGSQEWVIERKYDGEYCEVHVELLHAPDWKKCIKIYAKSGKDATADRAGLHETLISSLRLGDAKCRFKRRAIFLGELVVYSDEEDRVMPFDEIRKHVTRSGVRLGADADSQPRACEHLAIVFFDILLLDDEIVMNRPVEERRQWLRETYRKIHGRALGAEWKKIDFTDREYGRRKLIEQFGHAIGRRCEGLVLKPCGVPYFSLDASPDDFKHSFIKLKKDYIDGMGDEADFAVIGASYVAQKAAATTSTASRYTSFHLGCLTNKDDVRRVNARPIYKYVWTVDHEKCIPKPVLEAANIVARFAGKPYTPGVAPQKFNIDSHITLKMDVVFDEPFVVEVLGSGFDKPSNCRFLMLRHARVKKLHEDRTWMECVTFQELQQQGDAARSAPADSELQDTLRWIAKLEASSKRTFERERSMSMTPRYTRSRTSLTPLRASISAASVSGRVKSPGHQHPGVDGLPTPLPSSAAQPTTTSPNQTRCRKRALEGPQTHTVAKRVRADHSTTSAEASRLTPPVSSPLNDITNTANGSPTREPARHAPRSSALTNIVNKVVTLVQPTRPTTTQLSKTHLCENSTCAFSNTTIYLAPCIASTLYITEDLLSTHAVAMTPTLSHWDRNSFSHDPLTDTVSESQSHPGMRKIVLVEHKRRTATRALVQIVLQLNDGRFKERVEVWDWRMLEECQGHDRPVDRVKKYFLGATIWDEGRRRAMFVSGCEWLRF; encoded by the coding sequence ATGCCTTTTCCCTTCATAGAAACATGCACGTTACTCAACAACCTCGAGAGGCTCGAGACATGCGATGCACCACTACTCGGTCCGGCCAAATACTCCAAGTCAAAGGAGCTCATCGAGTCCTGGTTCAAGTCTCACAGACGGAAGATcatcgagcttagtgaaGATGGCCAGACCGCTTTACTATCGACCCTCCTCCCGGAATGGAGAACAGATCGGGTCTACGGTATTCAAACACAAAGCCTGTACCGCATGCTAAGCCGAACCCTTGGCCTTGGTACTGCCAGACTGAAGGATCTCGAGGCGTACAAGCAGCCAGGTTTCGGCGATCTTCCGGCATGTCTGGAACGCGTCCTGAGAGCCGGAGGAACACCCGCCCACCCACCTGTTCAGCTCGAAGAAGTGGACGATATGCTGGGGACTTTGGCGAGTGGCAGCATATTCTCTGATCCATCAATTCCAAGACTGCCGCGCAGTTCTTCAGAAATGCGAGATCCAGTCATTGCTCGTCTTCTCAAGCGTGTGAGGCCCGATGAGGGCAAATGGCTTGCCAGACTCATACTCAAGGACTTCTCTCCCGTACGACTGGATGAATTTTTCATTTTGAAGAACTTCCACTTCCTGCTTCCGGATCTGTTACGGTTCCAGCGAAGCTTTCGGTCTGCTGTTGGATTACTCAAGGGTGAGCTGAGCGAGTATCATGCACAGCCAGACCCGAGATCTCAACGATTATTCAGACTCCAGGCGAGTCAGCGAATGCGGCCTACTGTAAACACGAAAGTCGGTCGTCCGACCTTCCACAAGGCCAGAGGCATCGAGCATTGTCTGAATATGCTCGGATCACAAGAGTGGGTCATTGAGCGGAAGTACGATGGCGAATACTGCGAAGTACACGTGGAATTGCTACATGCGCCAGACTGGAAGAAATGCATCAAGATATATGCAAAGAGCGGCAAAGACGCTACTGCGGACCGCGCTGGACTGCATGAGACACTGATCAGCTCGCTACGCCTAGGAGACGCTAAGTGCCGCTTCAAGCGCAGGGCGATATTCTTGGGCGAGCTTGTGGTGTACTCGGACGAAGAGGATCGCGTCATGCCATTCGATGAAATCAGAAAGCATGTCACGAGATCCGGCGTACGACTTGGTGCAGACGCAGACTCACAGCCGCGGGCTTGCGAGCATCTTGCCATTGTGTTTTTCGACATATTGCTACTCGATGACGAGATTGTGATGAACAGGCCAGTCGAGGAACGACGCCAGTGGCTGCGTGAGACATATCGAAAGATCCACGGCCGAGCTCTAGGTGCTGAGTGGAAGAAGATCGACTTCACTGACAGAGAGTATGGTCGACGAAAGCTCATCGAGCAATTTGGCCATGCGATCGGGCGACGCTGCGAGGGCTTAGTGCTGAAGCCGTGTGGCGTCCCTTACTTCTCTCTGGACGCCAGTCCGGATGACTTCAAGCACAGTTTCATCAAGCTGAAGAAAGACTACATTGACGGCATGGGTGACGAAGCAGATTTCGCCGTGATTGGTGCGAGTTACGTCGCCCAAAAGGCCGCCGCGACCACTTCTACTGCATCAAGATATACCAGCTTCCATTTAGGCTGCTTGACGAACAAGGACGATGTGCGCAGAGTCAATGCAAGACCCATCTACAAGTACGTCTGGACGGTCGATCACGAGAAGTGCATACCCAAGCCTGTTCTAGAAGCGGCCAACATCGTTGCCAGGTTCGCTGGGAAGCCGTACACGCCCGGTGTAGCCCCTCAGAAGTTCAACATTGACTCACACATCACCCTGAAGATGGATGTCGTCTTCGACGAGCCGTTCGTGGTCGAAGTGCTTGGTTCTGGGTTTGACAAGCCGTCAAACTGCCGATTCCTGATGCTGCGGCATGCTCGTGTGAAGAAGCTCCACGAAGATCGAACATGGATGGAATGTGTTACTTTCCAGGAGCTGCAGCAACAAGGTGATGCCGCTCGCTCAGCACCAGCCGACTCCGAATTGCAAGACACCCTACGCTGGATTGCGAAGCTTGAGGCGAGCAGCAAGAGGACATTCGAGAGAGAACGAAGCATGAGCATGACCCCGAGGTACACTAGGTCGAGAACGTCTCTCACGCCTTTGCGAGCCTCAATATCAGCAGCCAGTGTCTCGGGCAGGGTAAAAAGTCCAGGACATCAGCATCCTGGTGTCGATGGCCTGCCGACTCCACTACCGTCGTCTGCAGCCCAGCCAACAACCACATCGCCCAATCAGACCAGGTGTCGCAAGCGAGCTCTAGAAGGACCGCAGACGCACACAGTCGCGAAACGGGTACGCGCCGACCATAGCACGACCTCAGCTGAAGCTAGTCGACTGACGCCACCAGTATCATCTCCGCTGAACGACATCACCAACACAGCCAATGGCAGTCCCACCCGGGAACCAGCTAGGCATGCTCCACGAAGTAGCGCACTCACCAACATCGTCAACAAAGTTGTCACACTGGTCCAACCAACCAGGCCGACCACAACTCAGCTCTCCAAGACTCATCTCTGTGAGAACAGCACCTGCGCCTTCTCAAACACCACAATCTACCTCGCCCCCTGCATCGCCTCAACCCTCTACATCACCGAAGATCTCCTGTCCACCCACGCCGTCGCCATGACTCCCACCCTCTCCCACTGGGACCGAAACAGTTTCTCCCACGATCCCCTCACCGACACAGTCTCAGAGTCGCAATCGCACCCCGGTATGCGGAAGATCGTGCTGGTCGAGCACAAACGCCGGACCGCGACACGGGCGTTGGTGCAGATTGTGCTACAGCTTAATGATGGGAGGTTTAAGGAGAGGGTTGAGGTGTGGGATTGGAGGATGCTGGAGGAGTGTCAGGGGCATGATAGGCCGGTGGATCGGGTGAAGAAGTATTTTCTTGGAGCGACGATCTGGGATGAGGGTAGGAGGAGGGCGATGTTTGTTAGTGGGTGTGAGTGGTTGAGGTTCTGA
- a CDS encoding Farnesyl pyrophosphate synthase, whose product MPVTLKEFETVFPKLVEDLKEHCEKYKLPQQALEWFEQSLNHNTLGGKCNRGLSVIDTTQLLLGRKLNEDEFFKTATLGWMIELLQAFFLVSDDIMDSSKTRRGNPCWYLMPNVGMVAINDAFMLESSIYVLLRKYFRQEKYYLDVIELFHEVSFQTELGQACDLLTAPEDHVDLDNFSLEKYTFIVIYKTAYYSFYLPVALAMHFAGRASEENLKQAEDILIPMGEYFQVQDDYLDNFADPATLGKIGTDIQDNKCSWLVNQALKIASPAQRQVLEKNYGQKNSQCEAEVKKLFNELQLEKVYQDYEEKRVGELRQKIANIDESGGLKKEVFEEFLRKIYKRSK is encoded by the exons ATGCCCGTCACTCTGAAGGAGTTTGAGACGGTGTTCCCGAAGCTTGTCGAGGATCTGAAAGAGCACTGCGAGAAATACAAGCTTCCGCAGCAGGCGCTGGAGTGGTTTGAGCAG TCTTTGAACCACAACACTCTTGGTGGAAAGTGCAACCGCGGTCTCTCGGTCATCGACACAACCCAGCTTCTGCTCGGCCGCAAACTCAACGAAGATGAGTTCTTCAAGACGGCTACCCTAGGCTGGATGATCGAGCTGCTGCAGGCCTTCTTCCTTGTCAGTGACGACATCATGGACAGCAGCAAGACTCGTCGAGGCAACCCATGTTGGTACCTCATGCCAAATGTGGGAATGGTTGCCATCAACGACGCATTCATGCTGGAGTCTTCTATATATGTGCTGCTGCGCAAGTACTTCCGCCAAGAAAAGTACTACCTCGACGTGATCGAGCTCTTCCACGAGGTCTCGTTCCAGACGGAGCTGGGCCAAGCGTGTGATCTGCTCACAGCACCCGAAGATCACGTCGATCTGGACAACTTCAGCTTGGAGAAGTACACATTCATCGTCATCTACAAGACGGCGTACTACAGCTTCTACCTGCCTGTGGCCCTCGCGATGCACTTTGCAGGCCGCGCATCGGAAGAGAACCTCAAGCAGGCCGAGGATATCCTCATACCGATGGGCGAGTACTTCCAGGTTCAGGATGACTATCTGGACAACTTTGCCGATCCAGCGACTCTCGGCAAGATCGGCACTGATATCCAAGACAACAAGTGCAGCTGGCTCGTCAACCAAGCACTCAAAATCGCCTCACCTGCACAGCGCCAAGTGCTTGAGAAGAACTACGGTCAGAAGAACTCACAATGCGAGGCGGAAGTGAAGAAGCTCTTCAATGAGCTTCAGCTGGAGAAGGTGTACCAGGACTACGAAGAGAAGCGAGTTGGTGAGCTAAGACAGAAGATTGCTAACATCGACGAGAGCGGTGGATTGAAGAAGGAGGTGTTTGAGGAGTTCCTGCGAAAGATCTACAAGAGGAGCAAGTAA
- a CDS encoding Dothistromin biosynthesis regulatory protein aflR, whose product MISLVIFRLIDTYSAAAQEPSVQLTQASPADHPSIEQAHDVADFASNLFNESMARCADDESGKTARTVLNHLYRVQRLVNLLSNRFEGMKLRKHMHRSSAGSISSDVFGDVLGSGPNRAQSISSGAFDTLETDVRKRLRNVWFEIIDLVRRA is encoded by the exons ATGATATCACTGGTCATCTTCAGATTGATCGATAC GTACTCTGCTGCTGCACAGGAACCGTCCGTGCAACTCACGCAGGCTTCTCCCGCAGATCACCCGAGCATTGAGCAAGCGCACGATGTTGCAGACTTCGCATCAAACTTGTTCAACGAAAGCATGGCACGATGCGCAGATGACGAGTCTGGCAAGACTGCAAGGACTGTGCTCAATCACCTGTACCGAGTCCAGCGATTAGTAAATCTGCTCTCGAATCGCTTCGAGGGCATGAAGCTGCGAAAGCACATGCACCGCTCGAGCGCCGGCAGTATCAGCTCCGATGTATTTGGAGATGTGTTAGGTTCGGGTCCAAACCGAGCACAGTCAATCTCTTCAGGGGCATTTGACACGCTTGAGACGGATGTCAGGAAACGGCTGAGGAATGTCTGGTTCGAGATCATCGACCTCGTCCGCAGGGCATGA